Proteins from a single region of Abyssalbus ytuae:
- the sucC gene encoding ADP-forming succinate--CoA ligase subunit beta: MNLHEYQGKEILSNFGVRVQRGIVAHNAKEAVEAAKQLTQETGTGWHVIKAQVHAGGRGKGGGVKLAKNLKEVEGLAENIIGMNLITPQTSKEGKKVHQVLIAEDVYYPGDSETAEFYMSVLLNRGKGRNMIMYSTEGGMDIEEVAEKTPHLIFTEEIDPSVGLMPFQARRIAFNLGLSGNAFKEMIKFVMALYTAYIKSDASLFEINPVLKTSDDKIMAVDAKVTIDDNSLYRHKDYAEMRDLREEDPIEVEAKAAGLNYVNLDGNVGCMVNGAGLAMATMDLIKMAGGDPANFLDVGGTADAKRVETAFRIILKDPAVKAILVNIFGGIVRCDRVAQGIVDAYKNMGDAIKVPIIVRLQGTNAEIAKELIDNSGLAVHSAIEFQEAADKVQQVLK; this comes from the coding sequence ATGAATTTACACGAATACCAAGGTAAAGAAATATTGTCAAATTTCGGAGTTCGGGTTCAACGCGGGATAGTAGCCCATAATGCTAAAGAAGCTGTAGAAGCTGCAAAACAGCTTACTCAGGAAACCGGTACCGGCTGGCACGTAATAAAGGCTCAGGTACATGCCGGGGGCCGAGGTAAAGGCGGAGGGGTAAAGCTGGCTAAAAACCTCAAGGAAGTTGAAGGGTTAGCCGAGAATATAATTGGGATGAACCTCATAACACCTCAAACATCAAAAGAAGGAAAAAAAGTACACCAGGTACTTATTGCAGAAGATGTTTATTACCCTGGAGATAGTGAAACAGCAGAATTTTATATGTCCGTGTTATTAAATAGGGGCAAAGGAAGGAATATGATTATGTATTCTACCGAAGGAGGAATGGATATAGAAGAAGTTGCAGAAAAAACCCCTCATCTTATTTTTACTGAAGAGATAGACCCTTCAGTAGGGTTAATGCCATTTCAGGCAAGGCGGATTGCTTTTAATTTAGGCTTGAGCGGGAATGCTTTTAAAGAGATGATAAAATTTGTGATGGCTCTTTACACTGCCTATATAAAATCTGATGCTTCTTTGTTTGAAATAAATCCGGTATTAAAAACTTCGGATGATAAGATAATGGCAGTAGATGCTAAAGTTACTATTGATGATAACTCACTTTACAGGCATAAAGATTATGCTGAAATGCGTGATCTTAGAGAAGAGGATCCAATAGAAGTAGAAGCCAAAGCAGCGGGATTAAACTACGTTAATCTTGATGGAAATGTTGGATGTATGGTAAACGGGGCAGGTCTTGCAATGGCTACGATGGATTTAATTAAAATGGCGGGGGGAGATCCTGCAAATTTTCTTGATGTAGGTGGTACTGCTGATGCAAAAAGAGTTGAAACGGCATTTCGTATTATTCTTAAGGACCCTGCAGTAAAAGCTATTTTAGTTAATATTTTTGGAGGTATCGTACGTTGTGACCGGGTAGCCCAGGGAATAGTAGATGCCTATAAGAATATGGGTGATGCAATTAAGGTTCCTATTATTGTAAGGTTACAGGGAACAAATGCCGAAATTGCCAAAGAACTTATTGATAATTCAGGGTTAGCTGTTCATTCTGCTATAGAATTTCAGGAAGCAGCTGATAAAGTTCAGCAGGTACTTAAATAA
- a CDS encoding class A beta-lactamase-related serine hydrolase has translation MKISYLILTSATIILTIITGLSNDNSKIRKSSGEPDNPLFLAGNYIGEAETKDYLTSPLEGDNKEAKPLNSCYNSSLQSFLELEINKNPQWKKLIDNRKMSVGIVDLSDITNPRFANINGNHMMYAASLPKIAVLLAVTDALEKKEIKETEEVKKDMRLMISKSNNQATTRLIDLVGYKKIESVVRDPKYKLYEETEGGGLWVGKRYAAGGATNREPLKNLSHAATANQVCRFYYMLFNKKLVSAERSNQMLDIMKDPELHHKFVNTLEKIAPGAKLFRKSGSWKSWHSDSVLVLGKKRKYILVALIEDSKGEQIIRDLVVPVEKAINNKVAVVSTL, from the coding sequence ATGAAAATATCTTATTTAATTCTAACTTCGGCCACTATAATTTTGACAATTATAACCGGTTTATCTAACGACAATTCAAAAATCCGTAAATCTTCAGGCGAACCTGATAACCCCCTGTTTCTTGCTGGGAATTATATTGGTGAGGCGGAAACAAAGGATTATTTAACATCTCCATTGGAAGGAGATAATAAAGAAGCTAAACCGCTAAATAGTTGTTATAACAGTAGTTTACAAAGTTTTCTTGAATTGGAAATAAACAAAAACCCTCAGTGGAAAAAACTCATTGATAACCGTAAAATGTCAGTTGGTATTGTTGATTTAAGCGACATAACCAATCCCAGGTTTGCCAATATTAATGGCAATCATATGATGTATGCTGCCAGCCTTCCTAAAATTGCAGTGTTATTGGCAGTTACAGATGCTTTGGAAAAGAAAGAAATTAAAGAAACAGAAGAGGTAAAAAAAGATATGCGCTTAATGATAAGCAAATCTAATAACCAAGCTACAACCCGATTAATAGACCTCGTTGGCTATAAAAAAATTGAGAGTGTAGTACGCGACCCTAAATATAAACTCTACGAAGAAACAGAGGGAGGCGGATTATGGGTTGGCAAGCGTTATGCAGCAGGAGGTGCTACCAACAGAGAACCTTTAAAAAATTTAAGTCATGCGGCCACTGCAAATCAGGTTTGCAGATTTTATTACATGCTTTTTAATAAAAAACTTGTATCTGCAGAACGCTCTAACCAAATGCTGGACATAATGAAAGATCCAGAACTCCATCACAAATTTGTAAACACCCTTGAAAAAATAGCACCGGGTGCCAAATTATTCAGAAAATCAGGTTCATGGAAATCATGGCATTCCGATTCTGTACTTGTTTTAGGGAAGAAAAGAAAATATATACTGGTTGCTTTAATAGAAGATTCAAAAGGAGAACAAATAATAAGGGATTTAGTTGTTCCGGTAGAAAAAGCTATCAACAATAAAGTTGCTGTTGTTTCAACACTCTAA
- a CDS encoding phosphoadenylyl-sulfate reductase: MDELILSKRTFTNQDITALNEKYQSLSIEERIKELYNDFDEREVMLTSSFAATSAFLLRLFSNLHPSQKVYFIDTGYHFPETLDYKKKLTELYNLNVQSIAALKEEHEFTTQDETWRKNPEFCCSINKVKPLEIIKSKYSVWVSGLMKWQSDHRASLNIFEERGGILKFYPLLDVSKEEREKFIKKNQLPFHPLVSKGYNSIGCKHCTIPGEERSGRWNNSPKTECGLHL, from the coding sequence ATGGACGAACTTATTCTAAGTAAAAGGACTTTTACAAATCAAGACATCACGGCTTTAAATGAAAAATATCAATCATTAAGTATTGAAGAAAGAATAAAAGAATTATATAATGATTTTGATGAAAGAGAGGTAATGCTAACCAGTTCTTTTGCTGCTACTTCTGCTTTTTTGCTTCGTCTGTTCTCGAACTTACATCCGTCTCAAAAAGTATATTTTATTGATACAGGTTATCATTTTCCCGAGACCCTCGATTATAAAAAAAAGCTCACGGAGCTATACAACCTTAATGTGCAATCCATTGCTGCCTTAAAAGAAGAGCATGAATTTACAACCCAAGATGAAACCTGGAGAAAAAATCCGGAATTTTGTTGCTCCATAAATAAGGTAAAACCTTTGGAAATTATTAAAAGTAAATACAGTGTATGGGTTTCCGGGTTAATGAAGTGGCAAAGTGACCACAGGGCAAGTTTAAATATTTTTGAAGAAAGAGGGGGAATTTTAAAATTTTATCCACTATTAGACGTATCAAAGGAAGAAAGGGAAAAATTCATAAAGAAAAATCAATTACCATTTCATCCATTGGTTTCAAAAGGCTATAATTCCATAGGCTGTAAACACTGTACAATTCCTGGAGAAGAAAGAAGCGGCAGGTGGAATAACAGTCCAAAAACCGAGTGCGGTCTCCATTTATAA
- a CDS encoding leucine-rich repeat domain-containing protein, translating to MRIIFCTTFLLLLNVSCLKNKIQKDTNNTLLISMNYPEENNSVDNQDHIKEQVNTLIAIYKNNPQNNLKWDIKNKNINTWNGVVTDDNGNITELYLYNKELTVIPKEIKNLKNLKILFLYNNKLKEIPLEIEHLINLTELSLYNNQLTSIPPQIGKLTNLKRLYLDNNKLTSVPEEIGNLKNLNDLNLRKNDISHLPEKIKNLPLLTELSF from the coding sequence ATGAGAATTATTTTTTGTACTACTTTTCTTTTACTGCTTAACGTTTCCTGCTTAAAAAATAAAATTCAAAAAGACACTAACAATACTTTATTAATAAGCATGAACTATCCTGAAGAAAATAACAGTGTTGACAACCAGGATCATATAAAAGAACAAGTTAATACCCTTATTGCAATCTATAAAAATAATCCTCAGAATAATTTAAAGTGGGATATTAAAAATAAAAATATAAACACCTGGAATGGTGTAGTAACAGATGATAATGGTAATATAACCGAATTATATCTTTATAATAAAGAACTTACGGTAATACCTAAAGAAATAAAAAACCTGAAAAACTTAAAAATACTATTTCTTTACAATAATAAATTGAAAGAAATTCCTTTAGAAATAGAGCATCTTATAAATCTCACAGAATTAAGTTTGTACAATAACCAACTTACTTCTATTCCTCCTCAAATTGGAAAACTCACTAATTTGAAAAGATTGTATCTCGATAATAATAAACTTACCTCTGTTCCGGAAGAAATAGGTAATTTGAAAAACCTGAATGATCTCAATTTAAGAAAAAATGATATTTCTCATCTTCCGGAAAAAATAAAAAACCTTCCTTTGCTCACAGAACTAAGTTTTTAA
- a CDS encoding GNAT family N-acetyltransferase, protein MIYRKAKREDIPIIIKMLVTDKLGKLREKFDDPLPESYYTAFHKIDNDPQQELIVMENEEGEVIGTLQLSYLQYLTYQGGLRAQIESVRIKDDYTGKGYGTEFLKWAVTRAKDKGAHVVQLTSDKKRPEAIQFYKRLGFKDSHEGMKLHL, encoded by the coding sequence ATGATATATAGAAAAGCAAAAAGGGAAGATATCCCTATTATCATAAAAATGCTTGTTACCGATAAATTGGGAAAATTAAGAGAAAAATTTGATGATCCGTTACCAGAATCATATTATACAGCATTTCATAAAATAGATAATGATCCACAACAAGAACTAATAGTGATGGAAAATGAAGAAGGTGAAGTAATTGGCACCTTACAACTGAGCTATTTACAATATTTAACCTATCAGGGCGGATTAAGAGCACAAATAGAATCTGTCAGAATAAAAGATGATTATACGGGTAAAGGTTATGGTACCGAATTTTTAAAATGGGCCGTTACAAGAGCAAAAGATAAAGGCGCACATGTAGTTCAATTGACTTCCGATAAAAAAAGGCCCGAAGCTATACAATTTTATAAAAGGCTGGGTTTTAAAGATTCGCATGAGGGAATGAAACTTCACTTATAA
- a CDS encoding glycoside hydrolase family 3 N-terminal domain-containing protein, with the protein MKKILYLPLISFFIVFNSCKDSSGKNGIKEDDTSNEISQKVAELVNEMTLEEKVGQMTQLNISVFFNEDSLDHKKLKYHIIEKGLGSILNTPFNSAYSLENWRNLNTLIQDYAKESRTKIPLIYGIDAIHGTTYTQNSTLFPHNIGMAATRNPELVKQLAKITAKEVRASGIRWNFDPVFGVGRNPLWPRFEETFGEDPYLTGELGVAAINGYEEDGLSNPTAVAACIKHYLGYPAPAIGKDRTPAYIPEILLKEIYLPPFEKAVKTGCPTVMVNSGAINGVPTHANKYLLTDLLKKELGFKGFVVTDWEDIIYLYRDHKIAKNNKEAVKIAINAGIDMSMVPFEDTFYNDLIELVKEGEVPMSRINDAVSRILKVKYQLGLFNNPYPEEGTETNFGKEEYARTALQAAQESITLLKNDTIKGKAVLPLSKNSKILLAGPGANSLATLHGSWSYIWEGVRDDLYPESTLTIREAIENKIGKNNIITVAPERFDEIKNSHISLLKGYASQCDAIILCLGENSYAETNGNMDDLELPDDQLQLALAAIETGKPVILVLTEGRPLIINKIEPGIHGVLQAYRPGSKGAEAISNILFGDYNPEGVLPYSYPQHTGNIVTYDAPGRAENYYNPQWPFGYGLSYTTFKIEDLKISNDTLSGNTPLTVSVKVTNTGNIDGKLAIDLYTRDLVASLTPASKKLKRFTKTHLKAGESKTVKFALEKNDFSFINSNMERITEEGVFEVLVSNHSGRKVSEVDTKTRKVKTKDTDAHFLKAQFYYRK; encoded by the coding sequence ATGAAAAAAATTTTATATCTCCCACTTATCTCCTTTTTTATTGTTTTTAATTCTTGTAAGGACTCTTCAGGGAAAAATGGTATAAAAGAGGATGACACCAGCAATGAGATTTCACAAAAAGTAGCTGAACTGGTAAACGAAATGACCCTTGAGGAAAAAGTAGGCCAGATGACCCAGCTTAATATATCGGTCTTTTTTAATGAAGATAGCTTAGACCATAAAAAACTAAAATATCATATAATTGAAAAAGGCTTGGGCTCCATACTTAATACTCCTTTTAACAGTGCCTATTCTTTAGAGAACTGGAGAAATTTAAATACTCTCATACAGGATTATGCAAAAGAAAGCCGCACAAAAATACCACTCATTTATGGTATTGATGCTATTCATGGCACCACTTATACACAAAACTCCACCTTATTTCCTCATAATATAGGAATGGCAGCCACACGAAATCCCGAATTGGTAAAACAACTGGCAAAAATTACAGCCAAGGAAGTAAGAGCCTCGGGTATCAGATGGAATTTTGACCCGGTATTTGGAGTAGGCAGAAATCCTTTATGGCCCCGCTTTGAAGAAACGTTTGGAGAAGATCCTTATCTCACGGGAGAGCTTGGAGTTGCTGCTATAAATGGTTACGAAGAAGACGGTTTATCTAATCCTACCGCAGTAGCAGCCTGTATTAAACATTACCTGGGATATCCGGCTCCGGCAATTGGAAAAGACAGAACTCCTGCTTATATTCCTGAAATTCTTTTAAAAGAAATTTATTTACCTCCGTTTGAAAAGGCAGTTAAAACCGGGTGCCCTACCGTGATGGTAAATTCGGGAGCTATTAATGGTGTGCCTACTCATGCTAACAAATACTTATTAACCGACCTTCTGAAAAAAGAATTAGGTTTTAAAGGTTTTGTAGTAACTGACTGGGAAGATATTATTTATCTATATCGCGATCATAAAATTGCAAAAAACAATAAAGAAGCAGTGAAGATCGCCATCAATGCAGGAATAGATATGAGCATGGTTCCTTTTGAAGACACTTTTTATAATGATTTAATTGAACTGGTTAAAGAAGGTGAAGTGCCTATGTCCAGGATAAATGATGCCGTTTCAAGAATCCTGAAGGTAAAATATCAACTCGGATTGTTTAATAATCCATATCCGGAAGAGGGTACAGAAACAAATTTTGGCAAAGAAGAATATGCACGAACAGCTTTACAGGCAGCACAGGAAAGTATCACACTTTTAAAAAATGATACGATCAAAGGAAAAGCCGTTCTTCCTTTAAGCAAAAATTCTAAAATTTTATTAGCCGGGCCTGGCGCTAATTCTCTGGCAACATTACACGGTAGCTGGTCATACATTTGGGAAGGCGTAAGAGATGATCTGTACCCGGAATCTACCCTTACTATAAGAGAAGCCATAGAAAATAAAATAGGAAAAAATAATATTATTACAGTTGCTCCGGAAAGGTTTGATGAAATTAAAAACAGTCATATTTCCTTGTTAAAAGGATATGCCAGTCAATGTGATGCTATAATTTTATGCCTGGGAGAAAACAGTTATGCGGAGACAAATGGAAATATGGATGATTTAGAACTTCCGGATGATCAGTTGCAACTTGCCCTTGCTGCCATAGAAACCGGAAAACCTGTCATTTTAGTTCTAACCGAAGGAAGACCGTTAATAATAAATAAAATTGAACCCGGCATACATGGAGTTTTACAGGCTTACAGACCCGGAAGTAAAGGTGCAGAGGCTATTTCCAATATTCTTTTTGGTGATTATAACCCCGAAGGTGTTTTACCCTATTCCTATCCCCAACATACAGGAAATATAGTTACTTATGACGCCCCGGGACGGGCAGAAAACTATTATAACCCGCAATGGCCTTTTGGTTATGGTTTAAGTTATACAACTTTTAAAATTGAAGATTTAAAAATAAGTAACGATACTTTAAGCGGAAATACCCCTTTAACTGTTAGTGTTAAAGTAACGAACACCGGTAACATTGATGGTAAATTAGCAATAGATCTATATACCAGGGATTTGGTTGCATCTCTTACTCCGGCATCAAAAAAATTAAAAAGATTTACCAAAACACACCTTAAAGCAGGCGAATCAAAAACAGTAAAATTTGCTCTTGAGAAGAATGATTTTTCTTTTATTAATAGTAATATGGAAAGAATTACCGAAGAAGGTGTATTTGAAGTTTTGGTAAGTAATCATTCTGGTAGAAAAGTCAGTGAAGTTGATACCAAAACAAGAAAAGTAAAAACTAAGGATACTGATGCCCATTTTCTTAAAGCACAATTTTACTATAGGAAATAG
- a CDS encoding TerB family tellurite resistance protein, whose protein sequence is MDKKQEVLSLLSEMIALVKADNNVSQKEYNFIYAIALQFEIEKEELDALFEKSTDYYPPKNEADRILQFHRLVLLMNVDEKQHPEEMNKIREFGIRMGLSPFAIDRVLTVMNNFEDKIVPPSVLIDIFKTYYN, encoded by the coding sequence ATGGATAAAAAACAAGAAGTTTTAAGCCTGCTGTCTGAAATGATTGCTTTAGTAAAGGCCGATAATAATGTAAGTCAAAAGGAATATAATTTTATTTATGCTATAGCACTTCAATTTGAAATTGAAAAAGAAGAACTGGATGCACTTTTTGAGAAAAGTACTGATTACTATCCGCCAAAAAATGAAGCCGACAGAATTCTTCAATTTCACCGTCTTGTATTACTGATGAATGTAGATGAAAAACAACATCCGGAGGAAATGAACAAAATAAGGGAATTTGGTATCAGGATGGGACTCAGCCCATTTGCGATTGATCGTGTACTAACCGTGATGAATAATTTTGAGGATAAAATTGTACCTCCTTCAGTCCTGATAGATATTTTTAAAACTTATTATAATTAA
- a CDS encoding Hsp20/alpha crystallin family protein: MSLIKRNPVVTLPSLFDEFFKPDWLGGMESFNSTVPAVNVKETDNNFSIELAVPGMKKDDFNVEVDENILTISAETKTEKEDKAEDGKYMRKEFSYSTFKRSFTLPETVNDEEIKASYEDGVLKLVLPKREEALPKPKRLIEIG, encoded by the coding sequence ATGAGTCTTATTAAGAGAAATCCGGTGGTAACATTACCTTCATTATTTGATGAGTTTTTTAAACCAGATTGGTTAGGGGGAATGGAATCATTTAATTCCACTGTTCCGGCAGTTAATGTAAAAGAAACCGATAATAATTTTTCTATAGAATTGGCTGTACCGGGAATGAAAAAAGATGATTTTAATGTAGAAGTAGATGAAAACATTCTTACCATTTCGGCAGAAACAAAGACTGAAAAAGAAGATAAAGCCGAAGATGGCAAGTACATGCGTAAAGAATTTAGCTATAGTACTTTTAAAAGATCATTTACTTTACCCGAAACTGTCAATGACGAAGAAATAAAAGCTTCTTATGAAGATGGAGTGCTTAAGCTGGTATTGCCTAAAAGAGAAGAAGCGTTACCAAAACCTAAAAGATTGATAGAAATAGGATAA
- a CDS encoding OsmC family protein — protein sequence MNREHNYSLTVHWTGNSGKGTSGYKEFERSHVISTTNKPDILGSSDPAFRGDPFKYNPEELLIASISACHMLWYLHLCSEAGIIITGYSDKPTGIMIETKDGNGRFKEVSLNPAITISESSMIPKASKLHQRANELCFIANSLTFKVYHNPDFIVEK from the coding sequence ATGAATCGTGAACATAATTACAGTTTGACTGTTCATTGGACAGGAAACTCCGGAAAAGGAACTTCCGGCTATAAGGAATTTGAAAGAAGCCATGTTATATCAACAACAAATAAACCTGATATTTTAGGCTCTTCAGATCCGGCTTTCAGGGGAGATCCATTTAAATATAATCCTGAAGAACTCCTTATCGCATCCATATCCGCTTGTCATATGCTCTGGTATTTACATTTATGTTCAGAAGCGGGAATTATAATTACCGGCTACAGTGACAAACCAACAGGAATTATGATAGAGACAAAGGATGGAAACGGAAGGTTTAAAGAAGTCTCTTTAAATCCGGCTATTACAATTAGTGAAAGCTCGATGATTCCAAAAGCATCAAAATTACACCAACGTGCAAATGAATTATGCTTTATTGCAAATTCGTTAACCTTTAAAGTTTATCACAATCCGGATTTTATAGTGGAAAAATAA
- a CDS encoding amino acid-binding ACT domain-containing protein, producing MKDIEILLDNKPGALALMGETLGKHKISLEGGGVFQNGNVAIAHFLVEEADKAKDELEKAGFKAIKINDVIIQKLRQDIPGQLGMFCRALSDASVNILTQYSDHSNQLIIVPDDYEKAKMVSTNWMKTWWS from the coding sequence ATGAAAGACATAGAAATTCTATTGGATAACAAACCCGGGGCTTTAGCTTTAATGGGTGAAACTCTGGGAAAACACAAAATCAGCCTTGAAGGTGGAGGGGTTTTCCAAAATGGTAATGTTGCTATTGCTCATTTTTTGGTAGAAGAAGCAGATAAAGCAAAGGATGAATTGGAGAAAGCAGGGTTTAAGGCAATAAAAATCAATGATGTGATTATTCAAAAACTTAGACAAGATATCCCCGGGCAACTGGGAATGTTTTGTAGAGCACTATCAGATGCTTCCGTAAATATTCTAACACAGTACAGTGATCATTCTAATCAATTGATTATTGTACCTGATGATTACGAAAAAGCTAAAATGGTCTCAACAAACTGGATGAAAACATGGTGGAGTTAA
- a CDS encoding ArsR/SmtB family transcription factor produces MEENNFISITSLLCEPSRAKILWNLLDGRAYTAGELALASDLSATSVSNHLTKLLKGKILKVSVQGRHRYYSFANSDVAYAVESLANLANEHPLSTQPKISGIKYCRTCYDHLAGYVGVTLTEALENQGYLKKSGIVYDVTVKGWEWFSNLNISEKDFFKSRRSLTRQCLDWSERRSHLAGHLGAVFLQTMLQNGWFKKVEFSRELIITSKGRHSLYTLLGINFQ; encoded by the coding sequence ATGGAAGAAAATAATTTCATTTCGATAACATCTTTATTGTGTGAACCATCGAGAGCAAAAATATTGTGGAATTTACTCGATGGAAGAGCCTATACTGCAGGAGAACTTGCTTTGGCTTCAGATTTATCAGCCACTTCTGTCAGTAATCATTTGACGAAATTACTAAAAGGAAAAATCCTTAAAGTTAGTGTTCAGGGAAGGCACCGGTATTATTCATTTGCTAATTCTGATGTTGCTTATGCTGTAGAATCACTGGCAAATCTGGCAAATGAACATCCTTTATCTACCCAACCTAAAATCTCTGGCATTAAGTATTGCCGTACATGTTATGATCATCTGGCTGGTTATGTTGGTGTTACCCTTACTGAGGCGTTGGAAAATCAAGGCTATTTAAAAAAATCCGGAATAGTTTACGATGTAACAGTAAAAGGATGGGAGTGGTTTTCCAATCTTAATATTTCAGAAAAGGATTTTTTTAAAAGTCGTCGTTCGTTAACTCGTCAATGTCTTGATTGGTCAGAGAGACGTTCTCACCTGGCCGGACATTTAGGGGCTGTTTTCCTCCAAACAATGTTGCAAAACGGGTGGTTTAAGAAAGTAGAATTTTCCAGAGAATTAATTATAACTTCCAAAGGACGTCACTCACTCTATACTTTGTTAGGGATCAATTTCCAATAA